The Williamsoniiplasma somnilux genome includes a window with the following:
- the rsmB gene encoding 16S rRNA (cytosine(967)-C(5))-methyltransferase RsmB — protein MKNNSRVIAWNLLKKVFIHNNFSNILLNEISKQDLEDKFKNLIFAIVHGTITYKIYLQHLSDKLIDSKKTPIEIQIIIWMSIYQLRFLQAIPRYAILNEAVNMAKSVNPKFAGFVNACLQKILREENTFYNIDIKSPTLKFCIENSFPHELYLKILADYGEGIAQKVVENSLTKPLISFRVNTLKISSDKFWNNYHEQLALVKTKVTDCFTTDQSIVKTDIFKNGLITIQDQASILVGNTLSPKLNSRVLDMCSAPGGKLTHLAAIMNNTGKIIGYEIADNKFKYIQENILRLGVTNVELICSDATKINDSQGFDYILLDAPCSGFGVLKRKPEIKNNFNIKSVNEITIIQKQLLVTAFANLKTQGTLVYSTCTINKEENQKQIEEFIKHYPNMTIISEQQLFGFEDNTDGFYICKMQKQ, from the coding sequence TTGAAGAATAATTCTCGAGTAATAGCCTGAAATCTTTTAAAAAAAGTTTTCATTCATAATAATTTCTCTAACATTTTATTAAACGAAATATCTAAACAAGATCTTGAAGACAAATTTAAAAATTTAATTTTTGCAATTGTACACGGAACTATTACTTATAAAATTTATTTACAACATTTAAGCGACAAGTTAATTGACTCTAAAAAAACTCCAATAGAAATTCAAATTATTATTTGGATGAGTATTTATCAATTACGTTTTTTACAAGCAATTCCTCGTTACGCCATTCTTAATGAAGCGGTAAATATGGCTAAAAGTGTTAATCCTAAATTTGCCGGTTTTGTTAATGCTTGTTTACAAAAAATTCTTCGCGAAGAAAACACTTTTTATAATATTGACATTAAATCACCAACCTTAAAATTTTGTATTGAAAATTCATTTCCGCATGAGCTTTATTTAAAAATACTAGCTGATTATGGAGAGGGAATAGCGCAAAAAGTTGTTGAAAATTCATTAACTAAACCACTAATTAGTTTTAGGGTCAATACTTTAAAAATTTCCAGCGATAAATTTTGAAATAATTATCATGAACAATTAGCTCTAGTTAAAACTAAAGTTACAGATTGTTTTACTACAGATCAATCAATAGTAAAAACCGATATTTTTAAAAATGGTTTAATTACAATCCAAGACCAAGCTTCAATTCTAGTAGGAAACACATTGTCACCAAAATTGAATTCTCGAGTTTTAGATATGTGTTCAGCTCCCGGTGGTAAATTAACTCATTTAGCTGCGATTATGAATAATACAGGAAAAATTATAGGGTACGAAATTGCAGACAATAAATTCAAATATATTCAAGAAAATATTTTAAGATTAGGTGTTACTAATGTTGAATTAATTTGTAGCGATGCTACTAAAATTAATGATTCACAAGGCTTTGATTATATTTTATTGGACGCTCCATGTTCTGGTTTTGGGGTTTTAAAGCGTAAACCGGAGATTAAAAACAATTTTAACATTAAATCTGTTAATGAGATAACAATTATTCAAAAGCAATTATTAGTTACAGCCTTTGCTAATTTAAAAACTCAGGGAACATTAGTTTATTCAACTTGTACAATCAATAAAGAAGAAAATCAAAAACAAATAGAAGAATTTATCAAACATTACCCGAATATGACAATTATTTCAGAACAACAATTATTTGGTTTTGAAGATAACACAGATGGTTTTTATATTTGTAAAATGCAAAAACAATAA
- a CDS encoding SGNH/GDSL hydrolase family protein, whose product MKKLLYILSSLGLTATAAATVVSCTVPQIKEDYDLKVGLGIDRSKALDDSNLVNDLGITNFYTIGDSLSDSGGIETIGSLGLNEIFQLVRPLLDKIPDLIIMLEGLVDGIIDGMEQIPDQLKPIAKKLAHLVIKIKKEKVENVKLNIQMTDADGVEVAGYSHGFTNQKPAAVVVAEKLGFVDPSAEVTKASNGKEFKAGVSTNVVGLDLESEQYGSSKDKYNGNNYAIGGATSSTVDNFTGILLNSVQINDQAMALVKQHQTKSTDLVFMEIGGNDLFSLIDIFHNRNKTSNWEQQIETKLDEAIGNIKAALLTLLNNDVKKIIVANAPDVSLLPLYNNPSLFEEDNPDKEENLAVKEFAHYITGKFNKKFFDQFDKINKKYGNTMMSYDLVKKMDDMLKEFTKDNPKKIADKPSVDLFAAFPDPKITDKTLEITMTHKIKDGLTVADLDNYFFWDSIHPGSWAHTSVANDLFDNYILKMFPKQQQ is encoded by the coding sequence ATGAAAAAATTATTATACATATTAAGTTCGCTTGGACTTACAGCAACTGCGGCAGCCACTGTTGTTTCTTGTACAGTGCCACAAATTAAAGAAGATTATGATTTAAAAGTTGGTTTAGGAATTGATCGTAGTAAAGCACTTGATGATAGCAATCTTGTAAACGACTTAGGAATTACAAATTTTTATACAATCGGTGATAGTTTAAGTGACAGTGGTGGAATAGAGACTATTGGAAGTTTAGGACTTAATGAAATTTTCCAATTAGTAAGACCTTTATTAGACAAAATACCTGATCTTATCATTATGTTAGAAGGTTTGGTTGATGGTATTATTGATGGAATGGAACAAATTCCTGACCAATTAAAACCTATAGCTAAAAAGCTTGCCCACCTTGTTATAAAAATTAAAAAGGAAAAAGTTGAAAATGTTAAACTTAATATTCAAATGACTGATGCAGATGGTGTTGAAGTTGCCGGATATAGTCACGGATTTACAAATCAAAAACCAGCTGCTGTTGTAGTTGCTGAAAAATTAGGTTTTGTTGATCCTAGTGCCGAAGTCACTAAAGCTTCGAATGGTAAAGAATTTAAAGCAGGTGTTAGTACAAATGTTGTTGGTCTCGATTTAGAATCAGAGCAATATGGTTCTAGCAAAGATAAATATAATGGAAACAATTACGCTATTGGTGGTGCAACCTCAAGCACTGTTGATAATTTTACTGGTATACTTTTAAATTCTGTTCAAATTAATGATCAAGCAATGGCACTAGTAAAACAACACCAAACAAAATCCACTGATTTAGTTTTTATGGAAATTGGTGGTAATGATTTATTTAGTTTAATTGATATTTTTCATAATAGAAATAAAACATCAAATTGAGAACAACAAATTGAAACTAAATTAGACGAAGCCATCGGTAACATCAAAGCTGCATTATTAACTTTATTGAATAATGATGTTAAAAAAATTATAGTAGCTAATGCTCCTGATGTTAGTTTATTGCCTTTATACAATAATCCAAGTCTATTCGAAGAAGACAATCCCGATAAAGAAGAAAATCTAGCTGTCAAAGAATTTGCTCACTACATAACTGGAAAGTTTAACAAAAAATTCTTTGATCAATTTGACAAGATTAACAAAAAATACGGCAACACAATGATGTCTTATGATTTGGTTAAAAAAATGGACGATATGTTAAAAGAATTCACAAAAGACAACCCTAAAAAAATAGCGGATAAGCCTAGCGTTGACTTATTTGCCGCTTTTCCAGATCCAAAAATAACCGATAAAACTCTTGAAATTACCATGACCCACAAAATTAAAGATGGTTTAACTGTTGCTGATCTTGATAATTATTTCTTCTGAGATAGTATTCATCCTGGAAGTTGAGCTCACACAAGTGTAGCTAACGATTTATTTGATAATTACATTTTAAAAATGTTCCCAAAACAACAACAATAA
- a CDS encoding PP2C family protein-serine/threonine phosphatase: protein MKFKSASLSEIGNFRKSNQDFLAAEKNKDGDLFAIVCDGMGGHAHGEIASKLAVQTFISNFKNSKFNNLTNSEINVWLRETTNKTMKVMLSYAEDFPDSLDMGTTLSAILFTNKKGFVINIGDSRTYKFVNEKLFQITKDQNLWNSTADEEKEKINKAANYGNRFNEFTYWKVLTSALGPKKTLKIDTYLIKEPIGLYMLTTDGVHDYIDQESVIEILSSKAKLKSKCTKIVEYAKGDLSTDNLSILLVEVK from the coding sequence ATGAAGTTTAAATCAGCAAGTCTTTCTGAAATAGGTAATTTCCGTAAAAGCAATCAAGATTTTTTAGCTGCAGAAAAAAATAAAGATGGCGATTTATTCGCTATTGTGTGTGATGGTATGGGTGGTCATGCTCATGGTGAAATCGCTTCCAAATTAGCAGTACAAACATTTATTTCTAATTTTAAAAATAGTAAGTTTAATAATTTAACCAATTCTGAAATAAATGTTTGATTAAGAGAAACAACCAATAAAACTATGAAAGTTATGCTTTCCTATGCTGAAGATTTTCCTGATTCTTTAGACATGGGAACAACTTTATCTGCTATTTTATTTACAAATAAAAAGGGCTTTGTAATTAATATTGGGGATTCAAGAACTTATAAATTTGTTAATGAAAAATTATTTCAAATAACCAAAGATCAAAACTTATGGAATTCAACAGCTGACGAAGAAAAAGAAAAAATTAATAAAGCAGCCAATTATGGAAACAGATTTAACGAATTTACTTATTGAAAAGTTTTAACCTCAGCTTTAGGACCTAAGAAAACTTTAAAAATTGATACTTATTTAATTAAAGAACCAATTGGTTTATACATGTTAACAACAGATGGTGTTCATGATTATATTGACCAAGAATCAGTGATTGAAATTTTAAGTTCAAAAGCTAAGTTAAAAAGCAAATGTACTAAAATTGTTGAATATGCAAAAGGTGATCTTTCTACTGATAATCTTTCAATTTTATTAGTGGAGGTTAAGTAA
- a CDS encoding ribonuclease J, which produces MVDIPANGDALEKEVLNNEDIKPFIFKQKEVKRRYSETQISTKVFALGGLEEIGKNTYCIEYGDEIIIIDAGVKFPDADMLGVNAVIPDYSYLLENQHKIKAMFITHGHEDHIGGIHYLLKQVKIPVIFAPPLAAALIKDRLKENKLTGATIVNDYLADDVWKSANLRVSFAALNHSIPDAFGILIETPNGNIFSTGDYKFDWSPLGHYSELSKLAAMGDNGIELLMADSTNAEVEGYTPGERGIIENIDKLFIKAKGRIFITTFASNVHRIQYIIETAQKYNRKIVILGRSIERIIKIIRQMGHLKISEKEFVKPNDINKYKANQIMVISTGSQGEPMAALSRIANNKHQQISIISGDTIIFSSSPIPGNRADVERLINRLTRVGAKVIESSISNKIHTSGHASQEEQKLLFTLLRPNYFMPMHGEFRMLKKHVETAESVNLEKGHGFVMANGDTLELLNGHAQIGKRIDADAVYVDGKDMTGQASNVIRERDILSRDGLIAVVVSIDSQTNKLLSQPRIISRGSFYVKDSGNIIGESINIVTTAVLEVLNSSKPTFGAIKGAIKSSLSPYIFRTKRRNPLIIPVILNKNKH; this is translated from the coding sequence ATGGTTGACATTCCGGCTAACGGTGATGCTTTAGAAAAAGAAGTTTTAAATAACGAAGATATTAAACCATTCATTTTTAAACAAAAAGAAGTTAAACGTCGTTATTCAGAAACTCAAATATCAACAAAAGTTTTTGCATTAGGTGGTTTAGAAGAAATTGGAAAAAACACTTACTGCATTGAGTATGGCGATGAAATTATCATTATTGATGCAGGAGTTAAATTTCCAGATGCTGACATGTTAGGTGTTAACGCAGTAATTCCTGATTATTCATATTTATTAGAAAATCAACATAAAATTAAAGCAATGTTTATTACTCACGGACACGAAGATCACATCGGAGGAATTCATTACTTATTAAAACAAGTAAAAATTCCAGTAATTTTCGCTCCACCATTAGCTGCAGCTTTAATAAAAGATCGTTTAAAAGAAAATAAATTAACTGGGGCAACAATTGTTAACGATTATTTAGCAGACGATGTTTGAAAATCAGCAAATTTACGTGTTAGTTTTGCTGCATTAAATCACTCAATTCCTGATGCCTTTGGAATTTTAATCGAAACACCAAACGGAAATATTTTTTCAACTGGAGATTATAAATTCGATTGATCACCATTAGGTCATTATTCAGAATTATCTAAATTAGCAGCAATGGGAGATAACGGAATCGAATTATTAATGGCCGATTCTACCAACGCTGAGGTTGAGGGTTACACTCCCGGAGAACGTGGAATCATTGAAAATATTGATAAATTATTCATCAAAGCCAAAGGAAGAATTTTTATTACAACTTTTGCATCAAATGTTCATCGTATTCAATATATTATCGAAACAGCACAAAAATATAATCGTAAAATTGTCATTTTAGGACGTTCAATTGAGAGAATTATTAAAATAATTCGTCAAATGGGTCACTTAAAAATTAGTGAAAAAGAATTTGTTAAACCAAACGATATTAACAAATATAAAGCAAATCAAATTATGGTTATTTCAACCGGTTCACAAGGTGAACCAATGGCTGCTTTATCAAGAATCGCTAATAACAAACATCAACAAATTAGCATTATTTCTGGGGATACTATTATTTTTTCTTCATCACCAATTCCCGGAAACAGAGCTGATGTAGAAAGGTTAATAAACCGCTTAACCAGAGTTGGAGCTAAAGTTATTGAATCTTCAATATCAAACAAAATTCACACTTCTGGACACGCTTCTCAAGAAGAACAAAAATTATTATTTACTTTATTAAGACCTAACTACTTTATGCCAATGCATGGGGAATTTAGAATGTTAAAAAAACATGTTGAAACCGCAGAATCAGTAAACTTAGAAAAAGGTCATGGTTTTGTAATGGCCAATGGGGATACTCTAGAATTATTAAACGGCCATGCTCAAATCGGAAAAAGAATTGATGCTGATGCAGTTTATGTTGATGGAAAAGACATGACCGGACAAGCTTCAAACGTAATTCGTGAACGAGATATCTTATCCCGTGATGGTTTAATAGCTGTTGTTGTTTCAATTGATTCACAAACAAATAAACTTTTAAGTCAACCAAGAATTATTTCACGAGGAAGCTTCTATGTTAAAGATTCAGGTAATATCATTGGTGAATCTATTAATATTGTTACTACAGCAGTGCTTGAAGTCTTGAACTCTTCTAAACCAACTTTCGGTGCAATTAAAGGTGCAATCAAATCTTCTCTTTCGCCATATATTTTTAGAACTAAACGACGTAACCCTTTAATAATTCCTGTAATTTTAAATAAAAATAAACATTAA
- a CDS encoding RsmD family RNA methyltransferase → MIVISGKYRGRKLKALEGKNTRPTSARVKEDMFNILSNYFIYEGKTSLDLFGGSGALSIEGLSRGVKFAYINDHFPAAIQVIKENLKGIDQQSYALSQLDYGELLETLENKGVQVDLIYLDPPFPHIEYYYDFFNRVLNYNLLKEWGIIMTETPELLDFTKLPELSLLKYKDWKNKHLYFFRLERGV, encoded by the coding sequence ATGATTGTTATTAGTGGTAAGTATCGTGGACGTAAATTAAAAGCTTTGGAAGGAAAAAACACCCGTCCTACTAGCGCACGTGTCAAAGAAGATATGTTTAATATTTTGTCTAATTATTTTATTTACGAAGGTAAAACTTCTTTGGATTTATTTGGCGGAAGTGGAGCTTTATCAATTGAAGGTTTAAGTAGAGGAGTTAAGTTTGCTTATATTAATGATCATTTCCCTGCTGCGATTCAAGTAATTAAAGAAAATTTAAAAGGCATTGATCAACAAAGCTATGCATTATCTCAATTGGATTATGGTGAACTTTTAGAAACACTAGAAAATAAAGGGGTGCAAGTAGATTTAATCTATTTAGATCCACCATTTCCACACATTGAATATTATTATGATTTCTTTAATCGAGTTTTGAATTATAATTTATTAAAAGAATGAGGAATTATTATGACTGAAACTCCAGAATTGTTAGATTTCACAAAATTACCTGAGTTATCGTTATTAAAATACAAAGACTGAAAAAATAAACATTTATATTTCTTTAGATTAGAAAGGGGAGTTTAA
- the gmk gene encoding guanylate kinase: MSSNIKRRIVVISGPSGVGKGSINSVLRKDKHLSLEYSVSMTTREPRNGEIDGVHYFFVTNEEFESAIANHELIEHAQFVGNYYGTPRKYVEQQLQNGKNVILEIEVDGATQVIKNEKDVLSIFLMPPTLQELANRLQGRQSETPEVIKQRLDKALLEVPLKHTYQYVVENDTVENAVAKITDILEKENAAQSDGPTVFDRLKVMMGNLVENNYMFFVENWEMNVKILRDNGVITTEEFNDFDAKEKMINILTARLYHRVLAHGEFSDLLDRDFVENQVQRLMFKINFFSIEQKFEE, translated from the coding sequence ATGTCTAGTAATATTAAGCGTAGAATAGTTGTTATTTCAGGACCAAGTGGAGTTGGTAAGGGCAGCATTAATTCAGTTTTGAGAAAAGACAAACATTTATCATTGGAATACTCTGTGTCAATGACAACAAGAGAACCAAGAAACGGAGAAATTGATGGCGTTCACTATTTTTTTGTTACTAATGAAGAATTTGAATCAGCAATTGCTAATCATGAATTAATTGAACATGCGCAATTTGTTGGTAACTACTATGGAACTCCTAGGAAATATGTTGAACAGCAATTGCAAAATGGTAAAAATGTAATTTTAGAAATTGAAGTTGATGGCGCTACACAAGTTATTAAAAACGAAAAAGATGTTCTTTCAATTTTTTTGATGCCTCCAACTTTACAAGAATTAGCTAATCGTTTGCAAGGGCGACAATCAGAAACTCCTGAAGTAATTAAACAAAGATTAGATAAAGCTTTATTAGAAGTGCCTTTAAAACATACTTACCAATATGTTGTAGAAAATGACACTGTCGAAAACGCTGTTGCTAAAATTACTGATATTCTAGAAAAAGAAAATGCAGCTCAAAGTGATGGTCCAACAGTTTTCGATCGTTTAAAAGTAATGATGGGTAATCTTGTTGAAAACAATTACATGTTTTTTGTCGAAAACTGAGAAATGAACGTTAAAATTTTGCGCGATAATGGAGTTATCACAACTGAAGAGTTTAATGATTTTGATGCTAAAGAAAAAATGATTAATATATTAACCGCGCGTTTATATCATCGTGTTTTAGCACATGGGGAATTTAGTGATTTATTAGATAGAGATTTTGTTGAAAACCAAGTTCAACGTTTAATGTTTAAGATTAATTTCTTTAGTATCGAGCAAAAATTTGAAGAATAA
- a CDS encoding carbohydrate kinase family protein has product MKKTISIGEVLLDVYTKDGISQVEVGGASFNVACSIAAIKDNQSYFMGALGSDKYTTEINKIIHKFNLEKDFIKTYSAPNTIAKVTLDAKGERNFNFLRKSDNKFKFSRINQDSLNDLNFVHFGSATAFLRGKLRTSYKKMLAYCLANEIKFSFDPNFRDKLWKTKESIKKFRKLCSPYISGCDLLKFSEEKLFLLTEIHDLDLTINHLMQINFRALICITRGSKDTLIGWNKEILNVPTISLEKVIDTTGAGDAFVAKLINEFVNKEVNSKTSKEDIFEIIKSANQFANNAVKYFGAITFLDHLSK; this is encoded by the coding sequence ATGAAAAAAACCATATCTATTGGAGAAGTTTTGTTAGATGTATATACAAAAGATGGTATTTCTCAAGTTGAAGTTGGGGGAGCATCATTTAATGTAGCTTGTTCAATAGCAGCAATCAAAGATAACCAAAGTTATTTTATGGGGGCTTTGGGGAGCGACAAATACACTACAGAGATTAATAAAATTATTCATAAATTCAATCTTGAAAAAGACTTTATTAAAACATATAGTGCGCCTAACACTATCGCTAAAGTAACTCTTGATGCCAAAGGTGAAAGAAATTTTAATTTCTTACGAAAAAGTGATAATAAATTTAAATTTTCAAGAATTAATCAAGATAGCCTGAATGATTTGAATTTTGTGCATTTTGGTAGTGCAACCGCTTTTTTACGAGGTAAATTAAGAACTTCTTACAAGAAAATGTTAGCTTATTGTTTGGCAAACGAAATTAAATTTTCATTTGATCCTAATTTTCGTGATAAGTTATGAAAAACTAAAGAAAGCATTAAAAAGTTTCGAAAGTTATGTTCTCCTTATATTAGTGGTTGCGATTTATTGAAGTTTTCAGAAGAAAAGTTATTTTTATTAACAGAAATACATGATTTAGATCTCACTATTAATCATTTAATGCAAATTAATTTTCGTGCTTTAATTTGCATTACCAGAGGCAGCAAAGATACTTTAATTGGTTGAAATAAAGAAATTTTAAATGTACCCACAATTTCATTAGAAAAGGTAATTGATACTACAGGAGCAGGGGATGCTTTTGTTGCTAAATTAATTAACGAATTTGTTAATAAAGAAGTAAATTCAAAAACTAGTAAAGAAGACATCTTTGAAATAATCAAGAGCGCAAACCAATTTGCCAACAACGCTGTAAAATATTTTGGAGCAATTACTTTTTTAGATCATTTATCAAAATAA
- a CDS encoding GH32 C-terminal domain-containing protein, producing MLNGAQTIDKKALLNIHKFQKGSWNNFQDIKLDLDDEQDAYMLECPNYLKIADKEFLIACLEKQGNLESGSHFVQYRQVDIDQNFNIKFKTPLIKLDYDYDFYAPQIFNNLDNRKIMIGWLGNSQSNPLPSNLTTWSHQLSIPRELTFKNNQIHQLPIKELENLRIEKLESQNSIFKYEEGLCEIEAGNLNSDFEIVINNNQNESIKIYAKKSKLIVDRGLTSFQDEINLPTIVTIDNVEIKSIRILIDRSAMEIFVNDGQYAMSVRFYLDKHNQIFTNINELEVYQLKGYSYQWNNIIFENKLKEI from the coding sequence TGGAGCTCAAACAATTGATAAAAAAGCATTATTAAATATCCATAAATTCCAAAAAGGTTCTTGAAATAATTTTCAAGATATCAAATTGGACTTAGATGATGAGCAAGATGCTTATATGTTAGAGTGCCCCAATTATTTAAAAATTGCTGACAAAGAATTTTTGATAGCTTGTTTAGAAAAACAAGGCAATTTAGAAAGTGGTAGTCACTTTGTTCAATATCGTCAAGTTGATATCGATCAAAATTTTAATATAAAATTCAAAACGCCATTAATAAAATTAGATTATGATTATGATTTTTATGCACCTCAGATTTTTAATAATTTAGATAATCGTAAAATTATGATTGGTTGATTAGGTAATTCACAATCTAACCCATTGCCTTCAAATTTAACAACTTGAAGTCATCAATTATCAATCCCGAGAGAATTAACTTTTAAAAATAATCAAATTCATCAACTTCCTATTAAAGAATTAGAGAATCTAAGAATTGAAAAACTTGAATCTCAAAATTCTATTTTTAAATATGAAGAAGGACTTTGTGAAATTGAAGCCGGCAACTTAAATAGCGATTTTGAAATTGTTATAAATAATAACCAAAACGAAAGTATTAAAATTTATGCAAAGAAAAGTAAATTAATTGTCGACCGCGGTTTAACATCATTCCAAGACGAAATTAATTTACCCACAATCGTTACTATTGACAATGTGGAAATAAAAAGTATAAGAATTTTAATTGATAGAAGTGCTATGGAAATTTTTGTCAATGATGGCCAATATGCAATGTCTGTAAGGTTTTACCTTGATAAACATAATCAAATTTTTACAAATATTAATGAATTAGAAGTTTATCAATTAAAAGGTTATTCTTATCAATGAAACAATATTATTTTTGAAAATAAGTTAAAGGAAATTTAA
- a CDS encoding serine/threonine-protein kinase — protein MEKGKTLQVNKELLKTDKQNFKINSAPLVVKKNEEHWVSKDSLVNDRYKIVEIIGKGAFAQIYKAYDTYVKNKPVAIKFIKIQEDNSLAQAQALNIEKEAFAKFSFSNKVVSLKDFNIWKKMFYMVIDLIEGKQDLNNLFSKGYFSVMSPEEFKYYYLQICEGLSEIHDAGIIHRDIKPGNIMITETETVKISDFGISRLRSILNKETPNNIGFEGTPKYIAPEQILDSSVYLEQSDIYSVGIMMYVSLTGVEPHTLFTTQKIQDPNVQKKIAKLNIYGKVELPSVYNPNLNSFIDNIVMKCLAKDYKNRYQNLKDLIADLKQINVKSEAKNLEISNDIKNKNVKRSLNSYKGLKYERFFNKFTKKWIIPLFLTMGILVIGLLIVILIS, from the coding sequence ATGGAAAAAGGCAAAACTCTACAAGTTAACAAAGAACTTTTAAAAACTGATAAACAAAACTTTAAAATCAACTCAGCTCCTTTGGTTGTTAAAAAAAATGAAGAACATTGAGTATCAAAAGATTCTTTGGTTAATGACAGATACAAAATCGTTGAAATAATCGGAAAAGGTGCATTTGCACAAATTTATAAGGCTTACGATACTTATGTCAAAAACAAACCAGTAGCAATTAAATTTATCAAAATTCAAGAAGATAATTCTTTAGCACAAGCTCAAGCATTAAATATTGAAAAAGAAGCATTTGCTAAATTTTCTTTTTCTAATAAAGTTGTAAGTTTGAAGGATTTTAACATTTGGAAAAAAATGTTTTACATGGTTATTGATTTAATTGAAGGTAAACAAGATTTAAACAATTTATTCTCTAAGGGTTATTTTTCGGTTATGTCCCCCGAAGAATTTAAATATTATTATTTACAAATTTGTGAAGGACTAAGTGAAATTCATGATGCAGGAATAATTCACAGAGATATTAAACCCGGAAACATTATGATAACAGAAACGGAAACTGTTAAAATATCTGATTTTGGTATTTCTCGTTTACGTTCAATTTTAAATAAAGAAACTCCTAATAATATAGGCTTTGAAGGAACTCCTAAATATATTGCCCCTGAACAAATTTTAGATTCATCAGTTTATTTAGAGCAATCTGATATTTATTCTGTCGGTATTATGATGTATGTTTCTTTGACTGGAGTTGAGCCGCATACATTATTTACAACACAAAAAATTCAAGACCCTAATGTGCAAAAGAAAATTGCTAAACTTAACATATATGGTAAAGTTGAATTACCAAGCGTTTATAATCCTAATCTAAATTCTTTCATAGATAATATTGTGATGAAATGTTTAGCAAAAGATTATAAAAATCGTTATCAAAATTTAAAAGATTTAATTGCTGATTTAAAGCAAATCAATGTTAAATCGGAAGCTAAGAATCTTGAAATTTCTAACGATATTAAAAATAAGAATGTCAAAAGGTCGTTAAATTCTTATAAAGGTCTAAAATATGAAAGATTTTTTAATAAGTTTACCAAAAAATGAATTATTCCTTTATTTTTAACAATGGGAATTTTAGTTATTGGTTTATTAATAGTCATATTAATTAGTTAA
- the def gene encoding peptide deformylase: MKLDITKDLLQKDIPSNSWLVKDTNPQIIRSISTNVQNPEQLTSEEENCMQRLIDFTRYSQDEVLNHSGNADHLRPAVGLAAPQIGLNKNMFFVRVDWGNNEIEEYAMINAEIISKSSQMTALEDGEGCLSVDHDWEGIVPRHYKIIVRGYDYLAHEYVELKLRSYVAIVFQHELEHNIGKLYYDRIDKDKPNHIEDDWILI; the protein is encoded by the coding sequence ATGAAATTGGATATTACAAAAGATTTATTGCAAAAAGACATTCCTTCAAATTCTTGACTTGTGAAAGACACAAATCCTCAAATAATTCGTTCAATTTCAACTAATGTACAAAACCCTGAACAATTAACTTCAGAAGAAGAAAATTGCATGCAAAGACTGATTGATTTTACTCGTTACAGCCAAGATGAAGTTTTAAATCATTCTGGAAATGCTGATCATTTACGCCCAGCAGTTGGTTTAGCAGCTCCTCAAATTGGTCTTAACAAAAACATGTTTTTTGTTCGTGTTGATTGAGGTAATAATGAAATTGAAGAATATGCTATGATCAATGCTGAAATTATTTCTAAAAGCTCACAAATGACAGCTTTAGAAGATGGGGAAGGTTGTTTAAGTGTTGATCATGATTGAGAAGGGATTGTTCCACGTCATTACAAAATTATTGTACGCGGTTATGATTATTTAGCTCATGAATATGTGGAATTAAAATTACGTAGTTATGTCGCTATTGTTTTTCAACACGAATTAGAGCACAATATCGGTAAATTGTACTACGATCGCATCGATAAAGACAAACCAAACCATATTGAAGATGATTGAATTTTAATTTAA